The following coding sequences are from one Rutidosis leptorrhynchoides isolate AG116_Rl617_1_P2 chromosome 11, CSIRO_AGI_Rlap_v1, whole genome shotgun sequence window:
- the LOC139876028 gene encoding uncharacterized protein has product MKKESILLPVSSTTTIVATEMVKKLEHLRIGLEDIKLATSDYYEGSLYCEAPMTFTGKLECIDREYLFGLNTEINDHLPKRIYTVEIEYYTKDEGYMFDTVFEILATCKHRNIQSFLGFCDEGLGMILVFECMSLDKYNSSYYLEKAEFTWENRLKVCLDIAHGLYYLQSGIKDQKMMVIHRNLIIENIRIVDNGMDMWEAYITDFRDAVLQPRNQHDEDLQVDNNREMTFYMDPEYAKSGCVKAESDVFSFGVIMFEILCGMTADDILSKESRQDTRLKHVVGRWLEKGIIKNKVASSLRHENSENAYFLYNGLNKDSLDTFIAIAYRCLAELQNQRPTVEVIIEELEKSLSFQKNYKVGAFRMSFEDIKMATNNFSHAIGEGGFGSVYIGEVAQKHSYGHHTIVAKKLDTSHGQGLPQYYNELQIFYKYNHENVIGLVGYSDETDEKLIVYERAPKGSLDRYLKDVELTWRKRLMICIDIASGLDFLHGGIEGQEVVIHRDIKTPNILLFGDWKAKLGDFGLSLISSIDKDTEYTIDRACGTPGYVDPLYLKTGFLTTESDIYSFGVVLFEILCGKATYKIPNLEGRSLLGFIRQNFEAGQQEEIVFRAIKEEIVPKSLTTFIDIVYKCLDDDRGKIPTSKEVLAQLKKALQFQDEEDPIKTQTARRLQENARDVKNYLSLMTQIREAEF; this is encoded by the exons ATGAAAAAGGAAAGCATACTTTTACCTGTTAGTTCGACGACGACGATTGTTGCGACGGAGATG GTAAAGAAATTAGAACACCTCAGGATTGGACTTGAAGATATAAAGTTGGCCACCTCCGATTATTACGAGGGCAGTTTATATTGTGAAGCTCCTATGACATTCACGGGAAAACTTGAATGTATTGATAGAGAATACCTTTTTGGTTTAAACACGGAAATTAATGATCATTTACCTAAGAGAATCTACACCGTGGAAATAGAATACTACACAAAGGATGAAGGATATATGTTTGATACAGTTTTTGAAATTCTCGCTACTTGTAAGCATCGAAACATACAATCTTTTCTTGGATTTTGTGACGAAGGACTTGGTATGATACTTGTATTCGAGTGTATGTCTCTTGACAAATACAATTCGAGTTACTACTTGGAAAAGGCTGAATTTACATGGGAAAATCGTTTGAAAGTCTGCCTTGATATTGCTCATGGATTATATTACCTTCAGAGTGGGATTAAGGACCAAAAGATGATGGTAATACACCGTAATTTAATAATTGAAAACATTAGAATTGTGGACAACGGTATGGACATGTGGGAGGCGTATATTACTGATTTTCGAGACGCTGTATTACAACCTCGGAATCAACATGACGAAGATCTCCAAGTTGATAATAATCGTGAAATGACATTTTACATGGATCCAGAATATGCTAAGAGTGGTTGCGTAAAAGCAGAATCAGATGTGTTTAGTTTCGGAGTAATTATGTTTGAAATCCTTTGTGGGATGACTGCCGATGACATACTGTCAAAGGAGTCCCGTCAAGATACGCGGTTGAAGCATGTGGTAGGGCGATGGTTAGAAAAGGGAATAATAAAGAATAAGGTGGCTAGTTCCTTGAGGCACGAAAATAGTGAAAATGCATATTTTTTGTATAATGGACTTAACAAAGACTCGCTGGACACATTTATAGCAATCGCGTATCGGTGCTTGGCTGAATTGCAAAATCAACGTCCGACGGTTGAAGTTATTATCGAAGAACTTGAGAAATCGTTATCGTTTCAA aaaaattataaggtcGGCGCCTTTAGAATGTCATTTGAAGACATTAAAATGGCAACAAATAATTTCAGTCATGCTATTGGCGAAGGAGGCTTTGGTAGTGTATACATAGGAGAAGTTGCACAAAAACATAGTTATGGACATCACACCATTGTTGCCAAGAAGTTAGATACAAGTCATGGTCAAGGGCTTCCACAATATTACAATGAGCTTCAAATTTTTTACAAGTATAACCATGAGAATGTCATAGGTCTCGTAGGGTACAGCGACGAGACAGATGAAAAACTCATTGTTTATGAGCGTGCACCGAAAGGCAGTCTCGATAGGTATCTGAAAGATGTTGAACTTACATGGAGGAAGCGGCTTATGATATGTATTGATATTGCCTCCGGCCTAGATTTCCTTCATGGGGGTATTGAAGGACAAGAGGTGGTGATACATAGGGACATCAAAACTCCAAACATTCTATTGTTCGGCGATTGGAAGGCAAAACTCGGTGATTTTGGACTTTCCTTGATTAGTAGTATAGATAAAGATACAGAGTATACTATTGATCGTGCTTGTGGCACACCGGGTTACGTAGACCCCCTGTACTTGAAAACGGGCTTCTTAACCACGGAATCCGATATCTATTCATTTGGTGTGGTTTTATTCGAGATACTTTGTGGGAAAGCAACTTATAAAATACCTAACCTTGAGGGTCGATCTCTACTTGGTTTCATTCGACAAAATTTTGAAGCAGGACAACAAGAGGAGATTGTGTTTAGAGCTATAAAGGAAGAAATTGTTCCAAAATCATTGACTACATTTATAGACATAGTCTACAAGTGCTTAGATGATGATAGAGGAAAAATACCAACATCAAAAGAAGTTTTGGCACAACTTAAGAAGGCATTGCAATTTCAA GATGAAGAAGACCCTATTAAAACCCAAACTGCCCGAAGACTACAAGAAAATGCTCGAGATGTCAAAAACTACCTCAGTCTAATGACTCAAATAAGAGAGGCTGAATTCTGA
- the LOC139877024 gene encoding sulfite exporter TauE/SafE family protein 3-like, which translates to MTEIGAKKWRNLRFVMIMMMNIVVASMFVSAEKNEIIEEDESKLGNFKKLANYLFQTNGSGYQHTWPEMEFGWKIVLGSFIGFCGAAFGSVGGVGGGGIFVPMLTLIIGFDPKSATAISKCMIMGAAASTVYYNLKLRHPTLDMPIIDYDLALLIQPMLMLGISIGVAFNVIFADWMVTVLLIVLFIGTSTKAFCRGIETWNKETIMKNEAAKRLEGNDGAEAEYKILPDGPRNGNQTKPERALKEEVTVLENVCWKELGLLVFVWISFLALQIGKNYTSTCSVWYWLLNLSQVPISFGVSGYEAVSLYRGTRIISSKGDQSTNLTIGQLVLYCACGVLAGMVGGLLGLGGGFIMGPLFLELGVPPQVSSATATFAMTFSSSMSVVEYYLLKRFPVPYAAYFLLVATIAAFVGQHVVRKMIMILGRASLIIFILAFTIFVSAISLGGVGISNMVGKIQRNEYMGFEDLCKYEV; encoded by the exons ATGACAGAAATTGGCGCGAAGAAATGGCGGAATTTGAGATtcgtgatgataatgatgatgaatattGTGGTAGCTTCAATGTTTGTGTCTGCAGAAAAAAACGAAATAATTGAAGAAGATGAATCAAAATTGGGGAATTTTAAGAAGTTGGCGAACTATTTGTTTCAAACAAATGGATCTGGTTATCAGCATACTTGGCCT GAAATGGAATTTGGGTGGAAAATTGTTCTTGGTAGCTTCATCGGGTTTTGTGGGGCCGCGTTCGGGAGCGTAGGTGGAGTTGGTGGTGGCGGTATATTTGTACCAATGCTTACTCTCATTATTGGCTTTGATCCCAAATCTGCAACCGCCATTTCTAAAT GTATGATAATGGGTGCAGCAGCCTCAACTGTTTATTATAATCTCAAATTAAGGCATCCGACACTTGATATGCCAATTATTGATTATGACTTGGCATTACTTATACAACCGATGCTAATGTTGGGAATTAGTATTGGAGTTGCGTTTAATGTTATATTTGCTGATTGGATGGTTACTGTTTTGCTAATTGTTCTTTTTATAG GTACTTCAACAAAGGCGTTTTGCAGAGGAATTGAGACTTGGAACAAGGAAACGATCATGAAAAAT GAGGCTGCTAAGCGATTGGAAGGCAATG ATGGTGCTGAGGCAGAATACAAGATTCTACCCGATGGTCCTAGAAACGGAAACCAAACGAAACCCGAACGAGCATTGAAAGAAGAG GTGACGGTCCTCGAGAATGTTTGTTGGAAAGAACTTGGGCTTCTTGTCTTTGTTTGGATTTCATTCCTAGCGTTGCAAATTGGGAAG AATTATACTTCTACTTGTTCAGTATGGTATTGGCTGCTGAACTTATCACAG GTTCCTATTTCTTTTGGGGTATCGGGGTATGAGGCAGTTAGCTTATATAGAGGAACTAGAATTATATCATCAAAAGGTGATCAATCAACCAATCTTACGATCGGACAATTAGTTTTGTATTGCGCGTGTGGCGTTTTAGCTGGTATGGTTGGAGGCTTACTTGGTTTAGGTGGCGGTTTTATCATGGGCCCACTCTTTTTGGAACTTGGTGTACCTCCACAG GTTTCAAGTGCCACAGCTACGTTTGCAATGACGTTTTCTTCATCTATGTCTGTTGTTGAATATTACCTTCTAAAACGGTTCCCCGTTCCTTATG CTGCTTACTTTCTGCTTGTAGCAACAATTGCTGCTTTCGTAGGGCAACATGTCGTAAGAAAGATGATTATGATATTAGGACGGGCTTCACTAATTATATTCATTCTCGCCTTCACTATATTTGTTAGTGCAATATCATTAG GTGGAGTAGGAATTTCAAACATGGTCGGGAAAATTCAGCGGAATGAATATATGGGATTCGAGGATCTTTGCAAGTATGAAGTTTAG